Below is a genomic region from Leptolyngbya sp. 'hensonii'.
AACTCCAGCGTTTCGGCCTAGCCGCCCGCGATCCCGATCTGGATCCGCTTCGAAATATTATGACCAGTCCGACGGCTGGCATTGATCCGACCGAGCGGTACGATACCCGATTTCTGGTCAGTATTCTGGACGAGTATATCCAGTCTCGCCCGGATTGGGCCGGGCTACCCCCCAAGTTCAGTGTCTGCTTTGATGGGGGGGGCACGGTGTCAGTTGCCGATCGCCCTAACGATATCAGTCTGGTGGCGATCGAAAGCTCTGCAGGAGTCCTGTTTCGCCTACGTCTGGGGGGTGAGGCTGGCCAACTGTGGGATACGGGTCTGCTCCTGCAGCCAGAGCACTGTATTTTAATGGTGATTGCGATCTCTGAGCTTTATCTGGAGTACATCCAGCATGGGGGCTGGCGGCAGGATCTGGCTCTGGGGCGGCGAGTCAAGGTACGTCGTCCTCGTTTACGACATCTGATCACGGCTTGGGGTCGGGAACAGTTTCTGGAACGGGCGATCGAGGGAAGCACTGTGCCTGTAATTCGGACAATTCCTACCCCCCTACCCTGCGCCTCGACTCCCTCGGCCCACCTGGGAGCACATCCCCAACGTCAGCCAGAATTCTCTTATCTGGGCATCGTCCTTCCCCTGGGGCAGTTATCCTCTGGGCAAATGCGGGAATTGGCGGCATTGTCTGAGACTTACGGCTCAGGCACCCTGCGCTTAACCCCCTGGCAGAATCTGCTGATTGGTGACCTGCCCACGGAGCAGGTAGCCCAGGTGCGGACAGAAATTGCCCAGATGGGTCTGGATTGTTCTCCTGAAAACTATTATGGGGCGCTGATGGCCTGTCCTGGGCGTCTGGGTTGTGCCGCCGCCGCAACGGATACCCCCAGTCACGCTGTTGCTCTGGCCCAATACCTGCAGCCCCGTCTGAGCCCACCTCAACCTGTGAGCATCCACTTCAGCGGGTGTGAGAAATCCTGCGCTCAATCCCTTTCCAGTGACATTACTCTGTTAGGCACTCCCCTGGCAGGGGAAGAGGGCTCAGAGGGCTATGACATCTATATCCAGGGGCACTCCAACCGGGAAACCCGGTTTGGTCACCTCCTCCATGAGGCCATTCCGGCTCACCAGGTGCCCCAGGTTGTGGAGGAAATACTGCGAAATAATCCGTTTGATGGACAGGATAACAGATAGGAATGACTGAACAAGTTGGACGACTGTATGGCATCGGGATTGGTCCCGGGGATCCAGAATTACTCACGTTGAAAGCCTTTCGCCTGCTTCAGGCTGCGCCTGTGGTGGCCTATCCAGTTTCAGAGCACCATAAAAGTCTAGCCCGATCGATCGTGGCCGACTACTTAACGGGTAACCCGATCGAAGTCCCGATGTACTTTCCCTTTAAAGTGGATCAATCTGCTCAGCCCTTTTATGACCAGGCGGCTGAAACCCTAGCGAATCACCTGGCCGCAGGCCGGGACGTGGTGGTGTTATGTGAAGGGGACCCTTTTCTCTATGGAACCTTCATGTATCTCTTCACCCGCCTGTCCGATCGGTTTCCGACGGAAGTGGTGCCCGGCGTTTCCTCCGTGATGGCCAGTGCTGCCATGTTAGGAGTGCCCCTGACCTACCGTAATGATGTCCTGAGCGTCATCCCCGCTCCCTTGCCCGCAGAAGTGCTGAAGACCCGTCTAGCCAATGCAGAAGCGGCTGCTATCATCAAGCTAGGGAGGCATTTTGCCAAAGTTCGAGCTGTGCTGGCCCAATTAAATCTTTTGCACCGGGCCATCTATATTGAACGAGCGACAATGCAGAATCAGCGTGTGGTTCCAATCACAGAGGTTGATCCGGCTGCCGTCCCCTACTTCTCCCAGATCTTACTGCCCAGTCAGTGGCAACCCCATGAGTAGCCCTGCTCCTGCTGTTGTTGTCTTAGGTCAAACCGCTGTTTCCACTGCTCGGCAACTGATGACAGTATTGCCGGGGTCCAGATTGTATGGGCTGGTGGGACGCACAACTGGCGTAGACATTCCATTTACAGATTTTGGTACCACCCTACGAGAGCTATTTGCCATCGGCACCCCTCTGATTGGGATTTGTGCCACGGGAATTTTGATCCGGACGCTGGCTCCGCTGCTAACAGATAAATTTCAGGAGCCACCTGTGATTGCGGTGGCTGAAGATGGCACGGTTGTCGTGCCCTTGTTGGGTGGATTACAGGGTGTGAATGATCTGGCCCGACAGATCAGCATTGCCCTGGGAACCACAGCAGCCATCACCACGACTGGCGATATTCGATTTCGCACTGCCTTGCTGGCTCCCCCCCCAGGCTATCACCTGGCTAACCCCGAGGATGCCAAGGGCTTCATCGCCGATCTGCTGGCAGGAGCAACGGTGCACCTGGAAGGAACGGCCCCCTGGTTGGAACAAAGTCGCTTGCCGATCGCACCGGAAGGCCCCCTCACCCTCCGGGTCACAACTCAGGCGGTTGCGGCTGAACCCCACTGCCTGGTCTATCACCCAGCAACACTGGCAGTGGGGTTCAGCCGCATCTCAATCTCCGAGCCGATTCCTGAGCCAGAGGCCACTGTACAGTTTTTGCGCCAGATTCTGGCCCAAGCAAGCTTAACTCCGGCTGCCCTGGCTGGAATTTTTGCCTGCGATCGAGAGATGGCGGATCCTGCCATTGAAGCGATTGCCCGTGCCTTTCAGATTCCTGCCCGCTTTCTAATGCTGCCTGCTGCCGAGGACCGGCCTCTGGCTGAACAGTTGGCCCATCTAGCTACCGGCCCCTCAGGCCAGTTGCTGATTCCAATGCACCGACAGGATGGGGTCGCCCTTGCGATCGCGGCGGCCCCTCTTCCTTTTGATCCGCAGGAGATTGGTCATTCCCGGGGACGGCTGGCG
It encodes:
- the cobG gene encoding precorrin-3B synthase, with the protein product MPVLVTQVHYALRCTGKRKPLLHESSSQSSVSACPGLFYHTPALDGTLLRVRIPGGLLNSLQSQVLADLATDYGDGHLYVTNRANLQIRAVETRLPPDRLQELQRFGLAARDPDLDPLRNIMTSPTAGIDPTERYDTRFLVSILDEYIQSRPDWAGLPPKFSVCFDGGGTVSVADRPNDISLVAIESSAGVLFRLRLGGEAGQLWDTGLLLQPEHCILMVIAISELYLEYIQHGGWRQDLALGRRVKVRRPRLRHLITAWGREQFLERAIEGSTVPVIRTIPTPLPCASTPSAHLGAHPQRQPEFSYLGIVLPLGQLSSGQMRELAALSETYGSGTLRLTPWQNLLIGDLPTEQVAQVRTEIAQMGLDCSPENYYGALMACPGRLGCAAAATDTPSHAVALAQYLQPRLSPPQPVSIHFSGCEKSCAQSLSSDITLLGTPLAGEEGSEGYDIYIQGHSNRETRFGHLLHEAIPAHQVPQVVEEILRNNPFDGQDNR
- a CDS encoding precorrin-2 C(20)-methyltransferase, with protein sequence MTEQVGRLYGIGIGPGDPELLTLKAFRLLQAAPVVAYPVSEHHKSLARSIVADYLTGNPIEVPMYFPFKVDQSAQPFYDQAAETLANHLAAGRDVVVLCEGDPFLYGTFMYLFTRLSDRFPTEVVPGVSSVMASAAMLGVPLTYRNDVLSVIPAPLPAEVLKTRLANAEAAAIIKLGRHFAKVRAVLAQLNLLHRAIYIERATMQNQRVVPITEVDPAAVPYFSQILLPSQWQPHE